The DNA window CGTAAACGGAAGGTGTCAGGAAGGGAGCGTGACGACGAGCGGCCCGTTTCGCGTTGCGACGATGGTATGCTCGAACTGCACGGTCGGTGCGCGCGGCTCTGAGTACAGCGTCCAATCGTCGTCGCCATCCTCGGCCCATTCGGCGCCGAGCGACAGAAAGGGCTCGACGGTGAAGACGAGACCGTCGGTGATGACGCGCCGCTCGTGCGGGTTGGGCCATGTGGCGATGTCCGACGGCTCTTCATGCAGCGAGCGGCCAACGCCATGGCTGCCGAGATTGCGCACCAACGTGTAGCCGTTCTTGCGGGCAAACGCGCCGACAGCACGGCCGACACCTGCAAGTGGCCGTCCGGGTGCGACGGCGCCGATGCCGGCCCACATGGCCCGCCGGCCGTCGCGGCACAGCCGGTCGAGCTTGGCGGGAACAGGCGAGACGGCAAAGGAAGCGCCGCTGTCGGCGAAGAAACCGTCCTTGGAGGCGGAAACGTCGAGATTGATGAGGTCTCCGACTTTCAGCACCCGGTCGCCGGGGATGCCGTGGGCGATCTCCTCGCTGACCGAGATGCAGGCGATGCCGGGGAAGCCGTAGGTCGCCTTCGGCGCGGGTATGGCGCCGGCCTCGTCGAGGACGCGGCCGGCGATTTCGTCGAGTTCGGCTGTGGTGATGCCGGGTCGGACGGCGGTGGCCATGGCGGCGATGGCATCGGCCACGGCGCGGCCGATTGCCTTGAGCC is part of the Pleomorphomonas sp. PLEO genome and encodes:
- the map gene encoding type I methionyl aminopeptidase, which codes for MTITSEDELDGLKAIGRAVADAIAAMATAVRPGITTAELDEIAGRVLDEAGAIPAPKATYGFPGIACISVSEEIAHGIPGDRVLKVGDLINLDVSASKDGFFADSGASFAVSPVPAKLDRLCRDGRRAMWAGIGAVAPGRPLAGVGRAVGAFARKNGYTLVRNLGSHGVGRSLHEEPSDIATWPNPHERRVITDGLVFTVEPFLSLGAEWAEDGDDDWTLYSEPRAPTVQFEHTIVATRNGPLVVTLPS